The sequence below is a genomic window from Thermorudis peleae.
CCAGCTACGCTGGCCGCGGGGCCGGAGAGGATACTGGCAGCCGGCAACGCGCTGAGTTGGTCGAGCGGTGCTACGCTGAGGTCACCGTTCAGCACGAGCAAGGGCGCATCGATGCCTGCGTCGCTGAGCGCTTCGTTGACCCACGCTGTCGTTTCGCGCATGCGTGGCAAGATGCTCGCGTTCATCGCGGCAGTGACGGTGCGCACTTCAAGGCCATAGAGCCCGGTGAGCTGGTGTCCGGCCGTGGCAGGGATGCCGAGCTGCTGGGCAACATCCAGCGCCAGCAACTCGACTGCCGGATCTTCAACGGCGTAGGCCGCTGAGATGGCCAGCGCACGTGCGCCGCGCTTGGCAAGGTGTTCAAGCGCGGCGCGGAGGCGCTCCCGAGTCACATCTTCGCTGTCGAGATAGACATGATGGACAGCAAGCGTGCGTCCGGGGGCAAGAGTAATCTGCTGCAGCCGGGTACGCTCGATCGTCTGTCGCCGCTCTTGTCGCGGGCCGAGGGCAAGCACGCCAACCGGCACAATATCGCCTTCTACCAAGGCATTGACGGCTTGGGTGGTACTCAACATGACGAGCTGCACCGCCTGCCGATCAACGTCCCCGCTGGCAAGCACGGCGCGCAGTGCCGCGACCACCCCATCAGCAACGCCATGCTCAGTATGGTGCGTCGTGGGAACAACAGCACGGCCAAGGAGACGGCCAGTCTCCTGGTCAACGGCAACCGCCTTGGTGAAGGTGCCGCCAACATCAACGCCAATACGGATCACGATCATCCTCCTCGACTAGCGGCCTGACAGGCGGGCCATGGGGCGGGCCGCTGTGCTGCGCTGCCAGGTGCGAAACGCGTAGCCCCATGCTACAAGATAGGCGAGCAGCAATGCGCCTTGGGCAAGGAGCGTCTCACGCGTCGGATGCAAGCCCAGCAGATCACTCAGCCCACGGTTCATCGGCGGCAACGCAACGACCGTGACCGGAAGATAGCCGAGCATCTGCAACTCCCAGACAGCATGGCCGAGGACTGCAATTGACAGAACCATAATCACGATGATGGCGAGCGAGAGAAAGAGACGGAGCGGCAAGCGTGCACCGAGCCCGATGACTCCCCACGCCAGGGCAGCGAGCGCAAGGGCGGCAGCCACAATCCCAACAACGACCCACAGCTCCAGCCGGCGCGCCATCAGCACCAGCGACTGGTAGAGCACAGCAGTTTCAGCACCTTCCCGATAGATCGTCGTAAAGCCAAGGAGCGCAACTGCTGATGCGTTGCCGGTTGCCACCGCTTCCCACGCATGGGCCCGCAGAAATTCCATCCACCGCCGAGTATCAATACGACGCAGCAGCCAGAGGCTGATGGAGATCATGAGCACGACCGCAATCAACGACATCACACTTTCGAGCAGTTCACGGCCCACCGGAACGACGTCAAGCAGCACCACGAGGACCAACCATGTCGCAATGCTCGCTGGAATAGCAAGGGCTGCACCAATCCACAGGGGCCGTCGGAGTGATGGCTGATGGGTGCGCAAATAGCCCAACAACGCCGCAATGACGAGGATCGCTTCGATGCCTTCGCGAAACAGAACGGAGAACGACGCCACGCTGACGAAGAGCGGAGCAGCGTGGCCAGGCGTGCCAACAACCCGCTCCACGTCAACAAGGCCCTGGTCAATGTCGAAAAGCAAGCGCGCAATCTCCTCTGGCGCGGCGTTTTCCTGGATGAGCTGTCGCCAGCGCGCGAACTTGACTTCCATCGCGAAGGTGAAGTTCGGGTCAGCAACGCGAAGCGGAATCTCAATCAACTCGAAGTGGTCGAGATAGGCCTGCCTGGCAAGTTGCAGTGCCTGTTGATGGTCGCCACGACGGTATGCCTCCTGGCTTTGCTGCATCAGCTGGCGGATCGCGTCGAGTTCTTGCTGGACGGCGACGGTAGGGTCTGCGGTTGTCCGAGCAGCGCTCGCCGCAACGACGCTCGTGAAGCTCAGCACGAGCCCTACCAGCATTCCAAGAACGAGCCACCTTCGACCGATGGTCACGACAAGACCTCCTCGACAGTACGCAGGCCGTTCTCGACTTGCTGAATACGTTGCGCGACTTCGTCCGGTGACCGCCCCTCACGAATCGCGTTCCGCACAGCCATGAAGTCTTTCTCGAGCTGCTCAACGAGATCGCGGTGGCCAGCTTGCAGCAAGGGCGGCTCAAGCTGCTCAAATCCCTCAAGATAGGCGTTGGCCGCAAGCTCGTACGCACGGTCGGTGTTACCAGCGCGATATTCGGCGAGCGCCTGGTGAAGATCAGCGCGGATGCGCTCCAGTTGCTGGTCAATGCCTGCTGGCTTCGTCGCGGTAATTCCAAATGCCGCGCGGAGTTCAGCCGCAAGATGGGTCAGGCGCGCAGCTACCTGTTCTGCGCCATCGATGGTGTCGCCAGCACGGTCGCGAAACTGGCCAAGAGGTCCTTGTGCAAGCGCTTGGTGATCGTCACGGACTTCTGCAACGGCAGTTGCACCAGTGGCAGGCGCATGCTGCAGCAGCGTAGGCAGATAAGCGTCCAAGACGCGGAAGAACCCCCACGCATCCTGAAACTCTTCAAGATTCACGAGCTTGCCAGACGCAACCCCTTCGCCGAATTCTGTTGCTGTTGACTCCGCAAGGTCGGCCAGCGCCACCGCGAGTGTGGTGTGCTCCGACTGACCGGCGAGCACACGATCAATGGCCTGGCGCACAGCCTGGCGGGCAGCGTCGTTCTTGGCGAGCGCATCACTTGCTTGGGCCTTAGCAGCCTCGAGGGATGCATCAAGGGCTGGACGCAGCGTGGCTGCAAGCCCCCGCGCAGTAAGCTCAGCACTGATCGCCGCCCAGTACTCAGCAGTGGGATGAGCAGCATGGGCTTGAGCAAGTGTCCAATTGCCGCGTTCAAGATTAGCCCGGCTTGCCTCAAGATGGCCGAGCATTTCCATGAGCGTTGTCACGACGGCCGCCTCTGCGGTGCCCGTCGCCACAGTAGCCGTGGTCGTGGCAGAGGATGGCATCGTATGACCAGAATGGGTCGGCGTTGGCATTGTCCCATCTGATGTCGGCGTCGCCGCTGAGCGGCAGGCAGTCAACCCCACGATAAGCAGTACTATGCTCGCCCCGATCCGAACCGGAAGGGGAAGGCCACGCATTTGCACTCCTTCTCCGTTGTGCATGACACCGTCCCGGTTCGGCCGCCGGCGACCAAACCCGACTAAACTAGTCGGGATTCATTCTAGGGATAAAGTGCTGGCCTGTCAAGCCATGGTGGATGGGCATAGATCGACAAAGCAGGTAGACGAACACTTCACGCGCAGAGAGCGCCGCGGGCGCAGGCGTCCGTATGAGGCGCATTCGCCGTCACAGTACCAACGTTTCGCTGGTTCACTCCTGCCTCATGCACTGTTTGCATGTTTGAAGCTGCCTCGGTGCATCCCTCTCGAGACATGCTGGAGTGGTACTGGAGGGGGAACCAGTGGGCCGGTGCCCCTTCCAGTACCCTCGCTTCACTAGAGCGTTGCAACACCTGCGGGCTATGAGGCGACTTCAGGCTGCTGATATTTGATCCGAGCATAGATGGGAGCATATTCTGGATCATTGAAATTGATCGGAGTGTAGGTGAAGGCGTTGCCATCCTGCGGGCTTAAGTAGCCAGCGCCAGCGACCACGTTTGGCGCATCGCCAACGCTTTTGATGAGCTGCGGCGCGAAGGCTTGTTCTTCGGCTGGCGCGAGATCAAGCAAGCCGCGCTCGAACCCGAGCCGTCGGCCCACGGTTCGGTGCCCTTCTTCGACCATTGCGATCATCGCTGCAATACGGGCGAGGTCTGGGCGGCCTTGTGCGGCAAACTCATAGACGGCTGCGATGAATGCAGCATCGAAGACGCCCTCGAGTTGCTGCTGGGTTTGCAAGAAGAGCCGCAAGCTCGTAAACGTTTGCTGCCCGTATGGAAAGCTGAAGGCAGTGAATTGATTCACCGTGTTCGTGTCCGCGCCGGCAGCGATGAAGAAGTTTTCGTGAATCTGCTCCTCGATCGCGAAGGCTTTTAGTTCATTCAGCATCCGGTAGCTATTGAGTCTAAGACGTGGAGCATTCCGAATGCCGTTCGTGTAGAAGGTGACAGCCAAACGCTCGGCAATTGCGGCGATAGTGAGAATGGTCGTCACCGAGTCAACATTTTGAGCCAGCGTGGCAAGTGGCAGCAGGCTTGCACCAGCCGCCGCAGCGCCTGTGCCAGCTATCGCTTTGAGTAACGTGCGGCGCGACATCCCGTGTGATGAGAGATCGTTCAGTACGTGCGTCAAGCTGGAGTAGGGGAGAGGTGTCATCGTTTCCCTCCTTACCGCTGTGCAGCCCGTCACCGCATACCGCAATCGCGCGATCACCAACAACTACGGGTACTTGGGCGCAGTTGGATCACCGCCGACAGGCTCTGTCATGCTGCCAATTTGACGCGCGATGGCCGTGCCGTGTAGACGCGGCGAGAAGCATGCCGGTGGGAGGACACATGATGAGAAAGCACCTGTCATACTCAACTTCCGGAGACAAACTCTTTGCACAATCTGTCCGACTGGCGGGCCTGGGTGATGGGATGACTGGGGAGCCTGGTGGGATGCGTGTGCCATTCCTGGAGCGTGAGCGCCGCTGATCGATGCAGGATTCACTACACAGCGGGGAACCATTCAGGCCATGATTGGGCAGCTTCCGATTCTTGTGCACCACTAGCCGACGCTAGCCGGAGCAATTCGGGAGAAGTTTGTCCCAGTTGGCTAGCGTTCGCGTTTCGCCAGTTCGCGCAGGCGAGCGAAGACGAAGCGCACGATCGTCTCCTGCACGCGCACCGGCACGTCAAGGAAGCGGCAGCCGATGTCCCACCGCGGCGGGTCGAGCCCCTCCACTGGCGCACAGCGCCGCACCTCGGCTTTGAGTGTAAGCGGCTCGGTGCCCGGCAACCGGAATGTGAGCGTGAGCGCTGCCCCTACTGGCAACGCTGTGGGAACCCGCAGGCGCGCCCCTCCAGCACTGAGGTCGAGGATGCGGGCAGCGAGTGGCGTTGGCTCCGCACCTGGTTGCGGCATCCAGGTGACAGCGTCGGGAACAAGCGCGACCTCAACGCGCACATACTCCCGACGCTGCATCCGCTCCCAGGCGCTCTGCTGCTGCAGTGTCAGTCGAGCCTGGGGTTCCAGCACCGTCTGGACGACTGTACAAAGTGTGACGTAGAGGGCATCGTTGGCAATGGTCGTGCCAAGATAGACTTGGTCGCCGGTATGGACGCTGACGTAGTGCAACTGCGCCATCGGCCAGCCAACGACGAACACGCGCTGGCGCTCATCGAGTTCTTCCAGCCGTGTCCGGTACCAGCTGAGCCGACCGCGCTCTTCAATGCCGAGCTCAACCGGTTGCCAAATCTGCAGTGCTTTCGGCGCAACCGCCACGTCCGGCCTCTCCTCCGCCCCATTCCCTGCTGATGCCTATCGGCACACGCGCCGTGTTCTTCAGCCTACCATAGTTCCCACGTTCTGGCTGTCGAGCAGCCTGCTGTCAACTTGTCCTGCGTGTGTCATTCAGGCGCGGGCAGACACCTCCTGCACGATGATTGTGCTACTGATTTGGCGTATTTCAACCAATGAACCGTGCAATTCGGGGCGCTCTCAGCTACTCATTATGCCGAATCGTTCCAAAAACATTGCCACATGAGCATGAGGGTTATCAGGCAGTCGAATGCCGGGAGAACAGTGCGGCGCATGGCCAGCGCCTACCACTTTCCACGTCGCTGCCAGCGCGTTACGATTGGCAGCAAGAACACAGGACGGCACGTGCCCAGTACAGCGTGGAGGTCACGAATGCCCGCACGGAGCAAGGCCTTTCAGCAGGCACTCACCCGTGCTCTGCACGACGCAGCCCAGCAAGAAGCACTCCATCGCTCGCTTTCGACATTCCGTCAGCGGCGCGCCCAGGCGTTCGCCGGGATGAACTTTGAGGCGATGCGTCAGGATATGCGACGCCGCAAAGCAGCTGCCATCGCTCGCTTGCCCGAGCTGATTGAACAGTTCACGCGCGAGGCCGAAAACGTTGGCGCGCAGGTCTATCTGGCCCGCACCCCCGACGATGCCTGTGCGCGCATCCGCGAGATCGCCGCCCAGCACGGCGTCCGCTTGGCTATCAAGAGCAAGTCGATGGCAACCGAGGAGATCCGGCTCAACGCCGCCCTCGAGGCCGCTGGTATTCACGCGATCGAATCTGACCTCGGTGAGTGGATCATCCAGCTCGCTGGCGAGCACCCTTCACATCTCATCGCCCCGGCGATCCACAAGCGCCGTGAGGACATCGCCGACATCTTCCGGCGCGTGCTGGGCCGCGACGTCCCACCCGACCCTGCACAACTTGTCGAGGTTGCTCGGCAAGAACTCCGCCGTGCCTTCCTCGAAGCGGGTATGGGCATCACCGGCGCTAATGCCGCCATTGCCGAGACCGGCTCGATCATGCTCGTCACCAATGAGGGCAATGCTGAACTCGTGGCAACGCTGCCGCCTGTCCACGTGGCCGTGCTCGGCGTCGAGAAGATCCTGCCTAGCCTTGACGACGCCGTCGCCATGCTGCGATTGCTGCCTCGCTCAGGCACGGCCCAGAAGCTGACCGTGCGCGTCTCCTTCATCACTGGCCCCACCCGCACCTCCGACATCGAACTGACACCAGTGCGGGGAGCTCATGGTCCGAAGGCAATGTACATTATCTTGCTCGACAACGGCCGCCTGGCCACGCGCGAGGACCCTGAACTTGTCGACACACTCTATTGCATCCGCTGCGGTGCCTGCTCAAACGTCTGCCCACCTTACGAAATCGTCAGCGGCCATCTCTTCGGTTACATCTACACTGGCCCGATCGGCCTGCCGCTGACTGCTATCCACCATGGACTTGCCGCTGTCGCCGACCCACAGAGCCTTTGCCTCTCCTGCAATGCCTGCGAGACGGTCTGCCCAGTCGCGATCCCGATTCCACGGCTTATCCTCGATGTCCGCACCCGTGTCGCCGAGCGCCTCGGCTTACCGTGGTACAAGGCGGCGGCCTTCAGCCGCTGGGCTTCGCCAGCGAGTGGCCAACGGCTTGTCCGCCTCGCGGCGCGTGCCTCGCGGCTGGTTGCTGATCAGGATGGCTACATTGCACACCTGCCCGTCGTTGACGGGGCCACCGCCAACCGCCACATCCTCGCTCCGACACCTCAGCCGCTGCGTGACCGCCTCAGCAGCAATGGCCGGAAGCCAGCGCCACCGCCGTTGCTAGCCAGCAGCGCCGTTGCCGGCTCGACCGTTGCCTTCTTCCCCGGCTGCCTCACCGATTGGGTTATGCCGGAGATGGGTGAGGCCGTTGTGCGGGTGCTTGAGGCTTGCGGATGCCGGGTCGTCTTCCCCCGAGAACAGCACTGCTGCGGGCTTGTCGCCAACAACAGCGGTGATCGGGAGCACGCCAAGGCCATGGCCCGCCACACCATTACCGTCCTCGAGCAGGTCGAGGCCGACTGGATCGTCAGCCACTCAACGAGCTGCTACGCCGCCGTGCTCCAGGACTACCAGCACCTCTTCCGCACCGAACCAGCATGGCGCGAACGGGCAGCACGCGTCGCCGAGCGCATGGTCGACTTCGTGACCTTCCTCGACCGCATCGCCCGGCTCGGGCCACAGTCCTGGACGCGACCCGGCCCAACGGTGACGTACCACGACTCCTGCCAGTCGCACAACGCGCTCGGCATCCGTCAAGCTCCCCGACGCCTGCTCATCGAGGTGCTTGGCTGCACACTCGTTGAGATGGAAGATTCCAGTGTGTGCTGCGGCTTCGGCGGCTCGTTCTCGATCGACTACCCAGAACTCTCGGCACTGTTCGCTGGACGCAAGCTCGACAATGCACTTGCCACCGGAGCGAGCGCGATCATCGCCGATAACCCTGGATGTCTCATGCAACTTCGCGGGGCGCTCCACGCGCGTGGCAGCACAGTGCGAGCGCTGCATCTGGCCGAACTGCTCGCCGAACGGCTTGCCGACCTCGCGCCGGCACGCTGATCTGCCAGAGAGCGAATAGCACCAGGTCTGCCCGTGCCGCGGAGCAGGCGGTGCAAGGTAGGTAAGCGCGCGTGAGCTAGGACGGCAATACCTCGCGGAAGCGCTCCCACGGCGTGAGCACCCAGGTTTCCGTCGTGGCGTGGCCGTAGGTATGGACGAGGACAGCAACTTTCGCGGCCGTCTCGGCATCCGGCGCCTCGAAGATATCGAGGTAGTCATAGGGGCCGAGCACGGCATAGCTAGCGATCCAGCGCGCCTCTGGTACCTGCTGCTTGATCGCGGCTGAGACACGGTCACCGATCTCCGCGATCGCCTTGGGGCCGACCTGCTGTTCACCACCGAAGGGGGCAGTGGGCAGATTCGTGCTGAGACGGGTAAGGAGGGCGAAGAGTGGCATGGAACTGCTCCTTTCCGGCGTCAGGGCCAGCGTGCCGATCGCGCAAACGCGATCCCGCAGTTGCGATGAAGAGCGAGCCGCTTGACTTGCGCGACCTCAGCGCAGAGATCCAACACGAATGCTGGAACAGGCACGCTTGCCCCTGCCTGAATACATCATGAGCCACTCGCGTGGATCCACTGCTCAGCCTACTGCCTCACCCTCCTCCTGTCAATCCCTTCCGCTTCTCCTCCATGTGCACGTAACGGAGATTACCAATGCTGCACAAAGTGATCCACAGCGCGAGCGAGCGTGTCGGCACTGAACCATCTCCGCGCTATAACCGGCGGCAATCAGCCTAGTGGTTATCGTGAACAAGGACCCCGATGATGATCGTGTGCATCGTCACCTCTCTTCCACAGACAGCGGGCAAGCCGGAATAGACGTGTGTGAACGTGCATGTGCAGCAGCACCTGACCTGGGCTAAAGGGGGCGCACAGCGGTATGCGCCCCCATGCTGCGTCGTACGCCTTCGCTAGCCTGTTCCCTGCCTCATATCACGCTTCCATTACTCGATCCTCCTAGGATGCGGGCAGGGGCGAGGGAAGGGTGTTGCCCGTCCCCTTCCCTCTGCTGTTGCCATGGAGAGTCGAACGGTTTGCCAGGAGCCGCTGCAGGCAGTCTTCCGACACCCTGTTATCCCAAGGGGAACAACGGGCTCGTTAGCCGAGGGGTGAGAGCACGCTACCTCACGCGATCGTGACAAGACGCATCATGCCGGCCTCCTGGTGATACAGGTGATGGCAGTGGAATGCCCACTGTCCCGGATTGTCAGCGACCCAGTCAATCGTGAGCGCCTGCATGGGATGCACGAGCACGGTGTCGCGCACCGCGCCGCGTGCCGGATCCCCCACGCGGAAGACATGCCCGTGCAGGTGCATCGGGTGAGGCATGGTTGTCATGTTTTGCAGGCGAAAGCGCACGCGTTGGCCACGCTGCAGTGCGATCGGCTCGGCCTGGGGGAAGACCTGCCCGTTGATCGTCCAAACGTACTGGCCCATTCCACCGCCGAGCACAATCGGCAGGTCAACGGCTGGCTCGCCGCCTGCGCCAGGGGTGGCAGCGGTGAAGCGCAGCGCATGCAGCAGTTCACCGGCAAGCTCGCGTGGCCGGCTGCGAACGAGCGACGCCTGACCGGTGCTACCTTCGTAACGGAGCACGGCTTGCGCTGCCAGTTCTGTTCCTTCAGCCCAGGCCACCAGCGGCCAAACGCCAGGCTGCTCAAGCCGCACGAGCACGTCGTAGCGCTCCCCCATGCCAATCTGCAGCACGTCCCCAGTGAGCGGCTCAACCGGATGGCCATCGGCGTGCGTGACTGTGAGGCGGTGCCCGAGGAGCGCGACGCGAAAGATCGTGGCCGAGGCGGCGTTGATCACGCGCAGACGCAGCACCTCACCGCGCTTGCCGGTGAACACAAAGGGTGTTTCAGGGGGACGCCCGTTGACGAGGTAAACAGGATAGACAAGGTCTGGCGCAAGCTCCACTGGCGCTTCGCCGATCCCCATGCCTGGCATGCCTCCCATCCCAGGCATGGAGTTCGTCCCGGGAGTCATCGGCATAGTGCCCATCCCATGCCCCATGCCGTGTCCCATGGCATGGTCGCTGTGTCCTCCGGCAACAAGTTGTTGGAGGGCATCCTCAGGCGTCCCACGAATGCCGTCAAGCCAGTCATCAAGCAGAAGGGTGTATTCGCGGTCATAGCTTAGCGACTCCTGCCTTGGCTCGACGATGAGTGCGCCGTACAGCCCACGATCGAGCTGCAGGCCGACATGGGGATGGAAGAAATACGTGCCAGCGACCGGCAAGACAAACTCGTAGACGAAGCGTGCGCCAGGAGCCACCGCTGGCTGCGTGACATCGGGAACACCATCTTGGGCATTGGGCACAGGAATACCGTGCCAATGAATGGTGGTTGGCTCAGGCAACCGGTTGATGAGCTCGACACGCAGGGTCTCGCCCTCACGGACCCGAAGCTCGGGCCCGGGCAACTGGCCATTGTAGACAAACGTGCGGACACGCTGTGAGCCGAGTGCAAGCTCACTGACGCCCGCCTCAAGTGTGTATGTGCGGATTGTCCCAGCAGGAGCTGTCTCTGCGGGGGTAAGCGCGATAGGTTGCTGCCCTGATCTGCGTGTTGGTGATGGTACAGTGATCGGCGTGCTTCCCGTGTTTGGCTGGGAGCGGCAAGCTGTGAGGGCAAGCGTGAGCACACTTGCTCCAATGGTACCAAGTGCCGCTCGACGGGTCATGCGTCGTAGGAGCAGCGAAGTGTGCAGGCCATGCATGGGAACTCCCTCCTTCATTCATACCGTCCGTGTGACAACCATCAGCCCAAGCAGGCAGACACCCTGGCCTACGCCTGATCAGGCACGGTCGAATGAAGGAGGTTCATCACTTACGGAAACACTGGAACCGAGCAAGCGCGTCAGGTAGACATGGAGGGATGCCCAAGACACCGACAGCCGGCGTAACGCTATTTCCGGATAGCAGGTAGAGCACGATCACGCCCAGGGCGCGGTAGCTGAGCCAGCATGTGAGGGCAACGAGGACAATGGCCAGCTGGCAGAAGACGAGTTCGCCTGGTGGCAACGCGTGGGCGTCGTGAGCTCGAGCGGTAGCATGGCTCAGCAGCTGTGCCCCAAGATGAGCCGCTTGGGGTAGACTTTCGTGTCCTGAAACCATGGCGACGAGATTGAAAGGAGTTACAACGAGAGCGAGCACCGAATTTGACGGAGTCGCGTCGTACCTCTCTACCGGTCTATCTGGCAACGTGAGCAGAAGGTGGTCAGGGGTGTGGGCCATCGCATGCGGGAGGGCAGCGATACGGCACAGGAGCAAGGTGAACCCGAGCAACCCAGCCAGCACGAGAGTGTTGCGTCGCAGCGTTGGTAATGGCATTCGCACCTGTGCGCCTTTGGACATCGTTGCCGACACTCCAGACGGCTAGGCATCCGTCTTGCCCAAGCCGTTCCTCTCAATCATAGCAACACCGCAGAGGACAACCCATGCAGCATCCCCTCATCAACACGCTACCCGCTGTCTTCTTGAGACAGCGGGTTTGTTGCGAGCGAGGCCGTGGCTGAGTACTGGCTTCCGCCCTGATCAGGGCGGGAGCCAGAGCACGATGAGAGAATGCGACTAGGATAGGAGCCGCATTTGCCGGGTGAGCAGCTGGGCTCCCAGGCGGCCGAGGAGTACGTGGTAGGGCACATTGGCCTCGGGATGCGCCTCAAAGCGCTGCCGCTCAAAGTACTGCACCGTGTAGACCTGGCCCGTGTCCGGGTTCGGCTCGGCGAACGGCTCGCTGATCGGGTAGCCAAAGGTCGCCAGTCCACCGTTCTGCTGCCAGAAGGCGAGGAAGTCGCCGCAGACGTTGTGCCCAGTCTGGGCGAAGTAGACGCAGCCGGGCG
It includes:
- a CDS encoding ferritin-like domain-containing protein, with the protein product MTPLPYSSLTHVLNDLSSHGMSRRTLLKAIAGTGAAAAGASLLPLATLAQNVDSVTTILTIAAIAERLAVTFYTNGIRNAPRLRLNSYRMLNELKAFAIEEQIHENFFIAAGADTNTVNQFTAFSFPYGQQTFTSLRLFLQTQQQLEGVFDAAFIAAVYEFAAQGRPDLARIAAMIAMVEEGHRTVGRRLGFERGLLDLAPAEEQAFAPQLIKSVGDAPNVVAGAGYLSPQDGNAFTYTPINFNDPEYAPIYARIKYQQPEVAS
- a CDS encoding FTR1 family protein, producing the protein MTIGRRWLVLGMLVGLVLSFTSVVAASAARTTADPTVAVQQELDAIRQLMQQSQEAYRRGDHQQALQLARQAYLDHFELIEIPLRVADPNFTFAMEVKFARWRQLIQENAAPEEIARLLFDIDQGLVDVERVVGTPGHAAPLFVSVASFSVLFREGIEAILVIAALLGYLRTHQPSLRRPLWIGAALAIPASIATWLVLVVLLDVVPVGRELLESVMSLIAVVLMISISLWLLRRIDTRRWMEFLRAHAWEAVATGNASAVALLGFTTIYREGAETAVLYQSLVLMARRLELWVVVGIVAAALALAALAWGVIGLGARLPLRLFLSLAIIVIMVLSIAVLGHAVWELQMLGYLPVTVVALPPMNRGLSDLLGLHPTRETLLAQGALLLAYLVAWGYAFRTWQRSTAARPMARLSGR
- a CDS encoding GYD domain-containing protein, translating into MPLFALLTRLSTNLPTAPFGGEQQVGPKAIAEIGDRVSAAIKQQVPEARWIASYAVLGPYDYLDIFEAPDAETAAKVAVLVHTYGHATTETWVLTPWERFREVLPS
- a CDS encoding flagellar brake protein; translated protein: MAVAPKALQIWQPVELGIEERGRLSWYRTRLEELDERQRVFVVGWPMAQLHYVSVHTGDQVYLGTTIANDALYVTLCTVVQTVLEPQARLTLQQQSAWERMQRREYVRVEVALVPDAVTWMPQPGAEPTPLAARILDLSAGGARLRVPTALPVGAALTLTFRLPGTEPLTLKAEVRRCAPVEGLDPPRWDIGCRFLDVPVRVQETIVRFVFARLRELAKRER
- a CDS encoding LUD domain-containing protein, with product MPARSKAFQQALTRALHDAAQQEALHRSLSTFRQRRAQAFAGMNFEAMRQDMRRRKAAAIARLPELIEQFTREAENVGAQVYLARTPDDACARIREIAAQHGVRLAIKSKSMATEEIRLNAALEAAGIHAIESDLGEWIIQLAGEHPSHLIAPAIHKRREDIADIFRRVLGRDVPPDPAQLVEVARQELRRAFLEAGMGITGANAAIAETGSIMLVTNEGNAELVATLPPVHVAVLGVEKILPSLDDAVAMLRLLPRSGTAQKLTVRVSFITGPTRTSDIELTPVRGAHGPKAMYIILLDNGRLATREDPELVDTLYCIRCGACSNVCPPYEIVSGHLFGYIYTGPIGLPLTAIHHGLAAVADPQSLCLSCNACETVCPVAIPIPRLILDVRTRVAERLGLPWYKAAAFSRWASPASGQRLVRLAARASRLVADQDGYIAHLPVVDGATANRHILAPTPQPLRDRLSSNGRKPAPPPLLASSAVAGSTVAFFPGCLTDWVMPEMGEAVVRVLEACGCRVVFPREQHCCGLVANNSGDREHAKAMARHTITVLEQVEADWIVSHSTSCYAAVLQDYQHLFRTEPAWRERAARVAERMVDFVTFLDRIARLGPQSWTRPGPTVTYHDSCQSHNALGIRQAPRRLLIEVLGCTLVEMEDSSVCCGFGGSFSIDYPELSALFAGRKLDNALATGASAIIADNPGCLMQLRGALHARGSTVRALHLAELLAERLADLAPAR
- a CDS encoding multicopper oxidase family protein, whose protein sequence is MHGLHTSLLLRRMTRRAALGTIGASVLTLALTACRSQPNTGSTPITVPSPTRRSGQQPIALTPAETAPAGTIRTYTLEAGVSELALGSQRVRTFVYNGQLPGPELRVREGETLRVELINRLPEPTTIHWHGIPVPNAQDGVPDVTQPAVAPGARFVYEFVLPVAGTYFFHPHVGLQLDRGLYGALIVEPRQESLSYDREYTLLLDDWLDGIRGTPEDALQQLVAGGHSDHAMGHGMGHGMGTMPMTPGTNSMPGMGGMPGMGIGEAPVELAPDLVYPVYLVNGRPPETPFVFTGKRGEVLRLRVINAASATIFRVALLGHRLTVTHADGHPVEPLTGDVLQIGMGERYDVLVRLEQPGVWPLVAWAEGTELAAQAVLRYEGSTGQASLVRSRPRELAGELLHALRFTAATPGAGGEPAVDLPIVLGGGMGQYVWTINGQVFPQAEPIALQRGQRVRFRLQNMTTMPHPMHLHGHVFRVGDPARGAVRDTVLVHPMQALTIDWVADNPGQWAFHCHHLYHQEAGMMRLVTIA